The following are encoded together in the Vigna unguiculata cultivar IT97K-499-35 chromosome 2, ASM411807v1, whole genome shotgun sequence genome:
- the LOC114173316 gene encoding protein CONSERVED IN THE GREEN LINEAGE AND DIATOMS 27, chloroplastic, whose protein sequence is MVIAYTQPVMIRLNLYCSLIPSARQARPGTSYGSLIIHNHKASEFPHRISIKAKAIKDEMDGETSGSSGRSWDPGLEIEVPFEQRPVNEYSSLKDGVLYSWGELGPGSFFLRLGGLWLAVFTVLGGPIAAASFNPSREPLRFILAAGTGTLFIVSLIVLRIYLGWSYVGDRLLSAVIPYEESGWYDGQMWVKPPEILARDRLLGSYKVKPVVKLLKQTLVGTGALLVTGVMLFIFATPVENFLRTTFTTEEIKSTVPKVNTKLNLRKEELLKLPVEVITDDDLAAAAAEAADGRPVYCRDRYYRALAGGQYCKWDDLVK, encoded by the exons ATGGTGATAGCTTACACTCAGCCTGTGATGATTAGACTAAATCTCTACTGTTCATTAATTCCAAGTGCAAGACAAGCCAGACCAGGCACCAGCTATGGCTCGTTGATCATCCATAATCACAAAGCTTCAGAATTTCCTCATCGGATTTCAATCAAGGCTAAGGCCATCAAAGATGAGATGGATGGAGAAACAAGTGGATCTTCAGGACGTAGCTGGGATCCTGGGTTGGAAATTGAGGTCCCTTTTGAGCAGAGACCG GTAAATGAGTACTCATCTCTGAAGGATGGAGTGTTGTACTCTTGGGGAGAACTGGGTCCGGGGTCGTTCTTCCTTCGCCTGGGAGGTCTTTGGTTGGCAGTGTTTACAGTTCTTGGAGGGCCAATTGCGGCTGCAAGCTTTAATCCTTCTAGA GAACCTCTAAGATTTATACTAGCTGCTGGAACAGGGACGCTCTTCATTGTGTCTTTGATTGTCTTGAGGATTTATTTG GGTTGGAGTTATGTTGGTGATAGACTTCTATCAGCGGTAATCCCTTATGAAGAAAGTGGTTGGTATGACGGACAGATGTGGGTCAAGCCGCCCGAG ATCCTAGCTCGTGATAGATTGTTGGGCTCTTACAAG GTTAAACCAGTCGTTAAATTGCTGAAGCAAACTCTAGTTGGGACAGGAGCATTGCTTGTGACAGGAGTTATGCTATTTATATTTGCTACACCGGTGGAGAATTTTCTTCGAACTACCTTTACCACGGAAGAAATTAAATCAACCGTTCCCAAGGTTAATACAAAGCTCAACCTGAG AAAAGAGGAGTTGCTTAAACTGCCAGTGGAGGTGATAACTGATGATGATCTAGCAGCAGCAGCTGCTGAGGCTGCTGATGGAAGACCCGTCTATTGTAGGGATAGGTATTATCGAGCATTAGCAGGAGGGCAATACTGCAAATGGGATGATCTGGTCAAATAA
- the LOC114173359 gene encoding probable prolyl 4-hydroxylase 9, with protein sequence MKTKTVKGNSRWNWRTNRLGLPFVFLIGIFFFLAGFFASSLFSHYQEREDDLRLMPRARARLTEKSTEEKTEYNLLQAGESGDDSITLIPFQVLSWYPRALYFPNFASAQQCESIVKIAKVGLKPSTLALRKGETEENTKGIRTSYGVFMSASEDETGTLYAVEEKIARATKIPRIHGEAFNILRYEVGQKYNSHYDAFDYAEYGPQKSRRVASFLLYLTDVPEGGETMFPFENGFNMDGSYNFEDCVGLKVKPRKGDGLLFYSLLPNGTIDQTSLHGSCPVIKGEKWVATKWIRDQIQDDD encoded by the exons ATGAAAACCAAAACGGTTAAGGGAAATTCGAGATGGAATTGGAGGACGAACAGGCTCGGCTTGCCTTTCGTCTTCCTTATAGGCATCTTCTTCTTTCTCGCTGGATTCTTTGCTTCCAGTCTCTTCTCTCACTACCAG GAACGTGAAGATGACCTGAGGCTGATGCCGAGAGCGAGAGCGAGGTTAACTGAAAAATCGACGGAGGAGAAGACGGAGTATAATTTGTTGCAAGCTGGAGAGTCTGGAGACGATTCCATTACATTGATTCCTTTTCAG GTTTTGAGCTGGTATCCTCGCGCTCTGTATTTTCCTAATTTTGCGAGTGCACAACAATGTGAAAGCATAGTTAAAATTGCAAAAGTAGGACTCAAGCCATCAACATTGGCGTTACGTAAGGGAGAAACGGAGGAGAATACAAAGGGAATCAGAACAAG CTATGGTGTTTTTATGAGTGCTTCCGAGGATGAAACGGGGACTTTATATGCCGTTGAGGAGAAAATTGCCAGAGCAACAAAAATTCCTAGAATTCACGGAGAG GCATTTAATATCCTACGCTATGAGGTTGGACAGAAATACAATTCTCATTATGATGCATTTGATTATGCTGAATATGGCCCACAAAAGAGCCGACGG GTAGCTTCTTTTTTGCTGTATTTGACTGATGTTCCAGAAGGTGGGGAGACCATGTTCCCGTTTGAG aatggattcaacatggacgGTAGCTATAATTTCGAGGACTGTGTTGGTTTAAAAGTAAAGCCGCGCAAAGGGGATGGGCTTCTATTTTATTCACTATTACCTAATGGTACAATTGATCAg ACATCACTCCACGGAAGCTGTCCCGTGATAAAAGGAGAGAAATGGGTAGCAACAAAGTGGATAAGGGATCAAATACAAGACGACGATTAA
- the LOC114173357 gene encoding molybdate-anion transporter has protein sequence MAVVIESSVWELNPSIYIFIFFSCCFSIFLFPHASNLNRTSTIFDHGTSHSFLHFQRNFLFVYSLASVMEGLWSVFGEYEFASYGIGRETMVKSLCYGYATALFAAPFLGVFSDVIGHKKSSLIFCILHFIFGVWKRISEQPSVFMTTICLSLANTIFSFSFENWMVTQHEKQGHRLDSLNDTYWLMSFFESASFIASQMFANWLIGNNTEKNTAPSFVVIFFAATCFTFITRGWTETSGTASLKDYSRSFYAYILGDKRIWLLAWAQTCLHFSIGIFWILWAPTVVADGREVQLGLIYPCFLGSRMIGSTAFPCLTSGPSSLRTEDCLVFAYIILAFLLSIVAYDYQEIGVLVTLFCLFHACVGFVLPSLARLRTMYVPNELRGGMMGFSLALANGAILLSVVQGGYYRNVGNAALMTFGVSGLLLAAGCMHALKQWGKQPYNNWRKQ, from the exons ATGGCAGTAGTCATTGAGAGCTCCGTTTGGGAACTAAATCCATCCATAtacatcttcatcttcttttcttGCTGCTTCTCGATCTTTCTTTTTCCTCACGCCTCTAACCTCAACAGAACATCCACAATCTTCGACCATGGAACCTCTCACTCGTTTCTCCATTTCCAGCGGAATTTCCTCTTCGTCTATTCTCTCGCATCAG TAATGGAAGGTCTATGGTCAGTGTTCGGGGAGTATGAATTTGCTTCGTATGGAATCGGCAGGGAAACTATGGTTAAGTCTCTGTGTTACGGATATGCAACAGCTCTCTTCGCTGCACCTTTCCTTGGCGTGTTTTCGGATGTAAT AGGTCATAAGAAATCTAGTTTAATCTTTTGCATTCTACACTTCATTTTTGGCGTATGGAAGAGGATTTCAGAGCAGCCAAGTGTATTCATGACTACCATATGTCTCTCTCTGGCCAATACTATATTTTCATTTAGTTTTGAGAATTGGATGGTCACTCAACATGAAAAG CAAGGGCACAGACTTGATTCGCTTAATGATACATATTGGTTAATGTCTTTCTTTGAGTCTGCAAGTTTTATTGCCAGCCAAATGTTTGCAAACTGGCTTATTGGTAATAATACGGAAAAAAACACTGCTCCttcatttgttgttattttttttgctgCCACATGCTTCACTTTTATCACCAGAGGATGGACAGAAACTTCTGGAACGGCATCTCTTAAGGACTATAGTCGCTCCTTCTATGCCTACATTTTAGGTG ATAAAAGGATATGGTTGTTGGCGTGGGCACAAACTTGCCTTCACTTCTCTATAGGAATTTTTTGGATCCTTTGGGCACCTACAGTGGTG GCTGATGGCCGAGAAGTGCAACTGGGCTTGATATATCCATGCTTTCTGGGCTCAAGAATGATAGGAAGCACTGCATTTCCGTGTCTCACTAGTGGGCCTTCATCGCTTAGAACTGAGGACTGCCTAGTTTTTGCTTACATTATACTGGCTTTTCTCCTTTCTATTGTGGCTTATGACTATCAG GAAATTGGGGTTCTGGTGACGCTATTTTGCTTGTTTCATGCATGTGTTGGGTTTGTTTTGCCATCACTTGCTAGATTGAGGACCAT GTATGTTCCTAATGAATTGCGTGGAGGGATGATGGGCTTTTCTCTCGCCCTGGCAAATGGAGCTATTCTGCTTTCTGTGGTGCAG GGTGGCTATTATCGGAATGTAGGAAATGCAGCATTAATGACATTTGGTGTGAGTGGTTTATTGCTAGCAGCTGGTTGCATGCATGCCCTGAAGCAATGGGGTAAGCAACCGTATAACAACTGGCGTAAGCAGTGA